One window of the Cognatishimia sp. WU-CL00825 genome contains the following:
- a CDS encoding D-lyxose/D-mannose family sugar isomerase, whose amino-acid sequence MKRSDVNEILLRGDSFIRSFGYVMPPFAYFSPEKLQSVGGLYKERQMGWDITDYGQGKFDELGLFLFTVRNGLNDDLKSGKGMLYAEKIMISREKQLSPMHRHFLKAEDIINRGGGTLVLELFAGAEDGSIDRNAPVSVPVDGIMRTVDAGGLLKLEPGESVTLMPGVWHAFWGEGGDVLIGEVSTVNDDRTDNDFEMKIGRFSSIEEDEKPVHLLVSDYDKWL is encoded by the coding sequence GTGAAACGGTCTGACGTAAATGAAATCTTGCTGCGCGGTGATAGCTTTATTCGGTCTTTTGGCTATGTCATGCCCCCGTTTGCCTATTTCTCGCCTGAAAAACTGCAATCGGTTGGCGGCCTGTACAAAGAACGTCAAATGGGATGGGACATCACGGATTATGGCCAAGGCAAGTTCGACGAGTTAGGCTTATTTTTGTTCACGGTCCGTAATGGTTTAAACGATGATCTAAAAAGCGGTAAGGGCATGCTATATGCCGAAAAAATCATGATCAGCCGCGAAAAACAGTTGTCGCCCATGCACCGGCATTTCCTGAAGGCTGAAGACATCATCAACCGCGGAGGAGGCACACTTGTGCTTGAGCTTTTTGCGGGGGCCGAAGATGGATCGATTGATCGCAATGCACCAGTTTCCGTGCCAGTCGATGGGATTATGCGTACCGTTGATGCCGGCGGATTGCTGAAATTGGAACCGGGCGAATCTGTTACGCTTATGCCTGGCGTTTGGCATGCCTTTTGGGGCGAAGGTGGAGACGTTTTGATCGGCGAAGTTTCGACAGTGAATGACGACCGGACAGACAATGATTTTGAGATGAAGATTGGGCGATTCTCTTCGATTGAAGAAGACGAAAAGCCAGTGCACCTATTGGTGTCAGACTACGACAAGTGGCTTTAG
- a CDS encoding carbohydrate kinase — translation MILCAGECLIDMLPVTAQDGAAALQPAVGGAVMNTAVGLGRLGVPVEFLSGISTDAFGQQIKTHVTASNVSTKLAVLSDRPTTLAFVAVNNGVVSYEFYDENTAGRMINPQDIAAIPEDVSALFFGGISLISEPAADTYATLLKTHAAQHVVMMDPNIRPAFIADEHRYRARLAQMLSDTDIVKTSDEDLAWLFPEIPRIEDAIGALLNLGPKLVLFTEGAKGATAWNSQGQSLFVPAPKAKVVDTVGAGDTFNAGFLAALYDGQHLKKSKIASLSEAEIAKALAFAARCAAASVERSGAQPPWREEVQGG, via the coding sequence ATGATTTTATGCGCTGGTGAGTGCCTGATAGACATGTTGCCCGTCACGGCGCAAGACGGCGCAGCCGCGCTGCAGCCAGCGGTAGGTGGCGCGGTCATGAACACGGCTGTTGGTCTTGGGCGGCTTGGGGTGCCAGTAGAGTTTTTATCCGGTATTTCGACAGATGCCTTCGGCCAACAAATCAAAACCCACGTAACGGCCAGCAATGTTTCGACCAAGCTCGCGGTGTTGAGCGACCGCCCAACAACACTTGCGTTTGTCGCAGTAAACAATGGCGTGGTTTCATACGAATTCTACGACGAAAACACCGCTGGTCGCATGATCAATCCCCAAGATATTGCGGCTATACCTGAAGACGTTAGCGCTCTGTTTTTTGGGGGGATCAGTTTGATCAGTGAACCCGCCGCCGATACCTATGCCACGCTTTTGAAAACCCATGCCGCACAACACGTTGTCATGATGGACCCTAATATCCGACCTGCTTTCATAGCGGACGAGCATCGGTATCGTGCACGCTTGGCGCAAATGCTCTCTGACACTGACATCGTAAAGACATCAGACGAAGACCTGGCTTGGCTGTTCCCCGAGATCCCAAGAATCGAAGATGCAATTGGAGCCCTGTTGAACTTGGGGCCAAAGTTGGTCCTGTTCACAGAAGGTGCCAAAGGCGCTACGGCTTGGAACTCTCAGGGTCAAAGCCTGTTTGTACCGGCTCCAAAGGCCAAAGTTGTTGATACAGTAGGGGCAGGTGACACGTTTAATGCGGGATTTTTGGCTGCGCTATATGATGGCCAGCACTTGAAAAAGTCAAAGATTGCCTCCCTATCAGAGGCAGAAATTGCCAAAGCTTTGGCATTTGCCGCGCGTTGTGCCGCCGCGTCTGTTGAACGCTCTGGTGCGCAGCCACCATGGCGGGAAGAGGTGCAGGGAGGCTAA
- a CDS encoding DUF2934 domain-containing protein, whose protein sequence is MTNTTLSETQIRETAYLCWLDEGQPEGRDQAHWLKAIDILTPTTTGDKPKRKTKVAGAAGKPKAKPRAKPKARTKKAATK, encoded by the coding sequence ATGACCAACACCACACTTTCAGAAACACAAATTCGCGAAACAGCATACCTTTGTTGGTTGGATGAAGGTCAGCCGGAAGGTCGTGATCAAGCGCATTGGCTTAAGGCAATCGACATCCTGACGCCTACGACAACGGGCGACAAGCCAAAACGCAAAACAAAGGTCGCTGGCGCAGCCGGAAAACCCAAAGCCAAACCCCGCGCAAAGCCCAAGGCGCGCACAAAGAAAGCCGCGACAAAATAG
- a CDS encoding glycogen/starch/alpha-glucan phosphorylase translates to MSNQHQTTLTAETLRKDITQHLKLSIGKDPEHASLYDWRMSLSLALRDRVVEPWFASTRKTYEGKHKRVYYLSMEFLIGRLIEDVTINLDVEDIARQAMSALGQDYDTVVVDEPDAALGNGGLGRLAACFMDSLSTLAIPAYGYGIRYEHGLFEQHFQDGQQIETAEGWLAQRHAWEFERPEVAYNIHFGGYVSDTDGKATWHPSETVLASAYDTPTVGWKGQWANTLRLWAAKPIKLFDLESFNRGDYVGANAPERLARTISRVLYPDDTTEGGKELRLKQEYFFTSASIKDLLRRFLSEGHKIEDLDQHVAIQLNDTHPAIAGPELVRILIDKHDMGLDQAIDLARKCLGYTNHTLLPEALERWPEDLFARILPRHHRIIEMIQDRHLQATGSDIRIIEHGNVKMGELAFIMAHSVNGVSALHSELVKETVFADLNTTYPNRILNQTNGITPRRWLYSCNPALRNLINDTIGTGWQQDLEKLQDLTVHLDESSFQEAFRKAKTTNKEHLAKWLKSRHDVTLDTSAMFDIQIKRIHEYKRQHMNILETIALWNDIRDNPNADWTPRVKIFGGKAAPGYALAKSIIRLINDVAATINNDPVTRELLQVVYPENYNVSMAEILIPASDLSEQISTAGKEASGTGNMKLSLNGSPTIGTLDGANVEIRDHVGAENFFLFGLTAAQAQEKRHEHGYSRRAIESSPRLSRVLGQIAGGVFSNGDHHRYSDILHNLYEHDYFLVSCDFDEYFDKQREVDAVYRDVNRWTRMAAANTAGMGWFSSDRTIRGYADDIWGAKSVI, encoded by the coding sequence ATGTCAAATCAACATCAGACCACGCTGACGGCGGAAACGCTGCGCAAAGACATCACTCAGCACCTAAAGCTGTCAATTGGCAAAGATCCCGAGCACGCAAGCTTGTATGACTGGCGGATGTCGCTGTCTTTGGCGCTGCGTGATCGCGTTGTTGAACCTTGGTTTGCATCCACACGCAAGACATACGAAGGCAAGCACAAACGCGTTTACTATCTGTCGATGGAATTCTTGATTGGCCGCTTGATAGAAGATGTCACCATTAACCTGGATGTCGAAGATATCGCACGCCAAGCCATGTCCGCGCTTGGGCAAGACTATGACACCGTAGTTGTCGATGAACCTGATGCCGCATTGGGCAACGGTGGTCTTGGACGTCTTGCAGCTTGTTTCATGGACAGCCTTTCTACCCTCGCAATTCCAGCCTATGGCTACGGTATTCGATATGAACACGGCTTGTTTGAGCAGCATTTTCAAGATGGCCAGCAAATCGAAACCGCCGAAGGTTGGCTTGCCCAGCGCCATGCCTGGGAATTTGAACGCCCCGAAGTCGCCTATAATATTCATTTTGGTGGCTACGTAAGCGACACTGATGGCAAAGCCACATGGCATCCATCTGAAACCGTATTGGCGTCTGCCTATGATACGCCGACGGTTGGCTGGAAGGGTCAATGGGCCAACACCCTGCGTCTTTGGGCTGCCAAACCTATCAAATTGTTTGATCTGGAAAGCTTTAACCGGGGTGATTATGTTGGTGCAAACGCACCCGAGCGTTTGGCCCGTACCATCTCTCGCGTGCTTTATCCCGACGATACGACTGAAGGCGGCAAAGAGTTACGGCTGAAACAGGAATACTTCTTTACGTCGGCCTCTATCAAAGATCTTTTGCGTCGCTTTCTATCCGAAGGCCACAAAATCGAAGACTTAGACCAGCATGTTGCGATCCAGCTTAACGATACACACCCGGCGATTGCTGGCCCGGAACTTGTGCGTATTTTGATCGACAAACACGACATGGGATTGGATCAAGCCATCGATCTCGCCCGCAAATGTCTTGGCTACACAAACCACACATTGCTTCCAGAAGCGCTTGAACGGTGGCCCGAAGATCTGTTTGCACGTATCTTGCCACGTCATCACCGCATCATTGAAATGATCCAAGATCGCCACTTGCAAGCCACCGGCTCTGACATCCGCATCATCGAACATGGCAATGTCAAAATGGGTGAATTGGCGTTTATCATGGCCCACAGTGTGAATGGTGTCTCGGCGTTGCATTCTGAATTGGTCAAAGAGACGGTTTTTGCAGACCTAAACACCACCTATCCAAACCGCATTTTAAACCAAACCAATGGGATCACACCTCGCCGCTGGCTGTACTCTTGCAATCCGGCCCTGCGCAATCTGATCAATGACACGATTGGCACCGGATGGCAGCAGGACCTTGAAAAGCTGCAAGACCTGACCGTGCATCTGGATGAATCGTCTTTCCAAGAGGCTTTTAGAAAAGCCAAAACAACCAACAAAGAACACTTGGCGAAGTGGCTTAAGTCCCGCCATGATGTGACGCTTGATACCTCTGCGATGTTTGACATCCAGATCAAACGCATCCACGAATACAAACGCCAACACATGAATATTTTGGAAACCATCGCGCTTTGGAACGATATTCGTGACAATCCAAATGCCGATTGGACCCCGCGTGTTAAGATTTTTGGTGGGAAAGCGGCCCCTGGATATGCCTTGGCAAAATCGATCATCCGCCTGATCAATGATGTTGCAGCCACGATCAATAATGATCCGGTCACGCGCGAGTTGCTGCAGGTTGTTTATCCAGAAAACTACAATGTCTCGATGGCGGAAATCCTAATCCCAGCTTCGGACCTATCCGAACAAATCTCGACCGCAGGCAAAGAGGCATCTGGCACGGGCAATATGAAACTTTCGTTGAATGGTAGCCCAACTATTGGCACCCTAGACGGCGCGAACGTTGAAATCCGTGATCATGTCGGTGCAGAGAACTTCTTTTTGTTCGGCCTGACCGCCGCCCAAGCGCAAGAAAAACGTCACGAGCACGGCTATTCGCGGCGCGCGATTGAATCCAGCCCGCGCCTGAGCCGTGTTCTTGGCCAAATTGCTGGTGGCGTCTTCTCGAATGGAGATCATCACCGATATTCCGATATTCTGCATAACCTATACGAACATGACTACTTTTTGGTCAGCTGTGATTTTGACGAATACTTCGACAAGCAGCGCGAAGTAGACGCAGTGTATCGCGACGTCAATCGGTGGACACGCATGGCAGCGGCCAACACCGCTGGCATGGGCTGGTTCTCGTCTGATCGAACGATACGCGGCTATGCAGACGACATCTGGGGCGCAAAATCGGTGATCTAA
- the glgB gene encoding 1,4-alpha-glucan branching protein GlgB, with protein sequence MINAENSRQIVDGTHADPFSQLGMHQVDGKPTIRVHFPGVDAVDVLDAKTGRKVLSLVPLPDTPAVFVGTATRRKIPFAYRLRLTKGPHVWEADDPYRFGPVLGELDEHLIAEGAHLDLWKVLGAHVISHQGVSGTHFALWAPNAQRVSVIGNFNDWDGRRNPMRKRGQTGVWEIFMPGLGDGEVYKYEILDAHGTLLPQKADPFGFGAEHPPKTASVVRTLDGHAWSDANWMTKREALHRIDQPISIYEVHLGSWKRVPEDGNRPLSYLEHAQQLVAYAKDMGFTHLELMPISEFPFDGSWGYQPVGLFAPTIRHGTLEEFRAFVEACHAADLGLILDWVPGHFPEDQHGLGKFDGTPLYEHADRKEGFHPDWNTLVYNYGRSEVSNYLVANALYWLREHHIDGLRVDAVASMLYRDYSRKEGEWVPNKDGGRENLEAIEFLKRTNTVTYGEMPGIVTIAEESTAFPGVSAPADHGGLGFGFKWNMGWMNDTLSYIEQDPIHRKYHHHKMTFGLHYAFSENFVLPISHDEVVHGKGSMIEKMPGEGDDKFANLRAYYGFMWGHPGKKLLFMGCEFAQGLEWNHNASLDWHLLAHPQHGGMQNLVRDLNALFRSTPALHQQDCKPEGFEWIEEGAADESIFAWVRKGHNDAAPVLVVSNFTPIERTARRIGVPKAGRWVEKLNSDASHYGGKDRGNMGFADSEEVAASGRPHSVSLTLPPLSTLFFELEEGA encoded by the coding sequence GTGATCAACGCTGAAAACAGCAGACAGATTGTAGACGGCACGCACGCTGATCCTTTTTCGCAACTGGGAATGCATCAGGTCGATGGAAAGCCAACGATCCGTGTCCATTTTCCTGGTGTCGACGCGGTCGATGTTCTGGATGCCAAGACAGGTCGAAAAGTGCTGTCACTTGTGCCCCTGCCTGACACGCCAGCTGTTTTTGTTGGCACGGCAACGCGGCGCAAAATCCCATTCGCTTATCGGTTACGATTGACCAAGGGCCCACATGTCTGGGAGGCCGACGACCCCTATCGCTTTGGACCGGTATTGGGCGAGCTTGACGAACACCTGATTGCTGAAGGTGCGCACTTGGATCTTTGGAAGGTTCTGGGAGCACATGTCATTTCGCATCAGGGTGTTTCCGGCACGCATTTCGCGCTTTGGGCACCAAATGCGCAACGGGTTTCGGTTATTGGAAATTTCAACGACTGGGATGGCCGGCGCAATCCAATGCGCAAGCGTGGCCAAACGGGCGTCTGGGAAATCTTTATGCCCGGGCTGGGCGATGGCGAAGTTTATAAATACGAAATATTAGATGCGCATGGTACTCTGTTGCCGCAAAAAGCGGACCCATTTGGGTTTGGTGCAGAGCACCCACCAAAAACCGCTTCTGTTGTGCGCACCTTAGACGGCCATGCTTGGTCTGACGCAAATTGGATGACCAAACGCGAAGCTTTGCATCGCATTGATCAACCAATTTCAATTTATGAAGTACACTTGGGATCATGGAAACGCGTTCCAGAAGACGGCAACCGACCGCTCTCTTATCTCGAACACGCGCAACAGCTCGTGGCCTATGCCAAAGACATGGGCTTTACCCACCTAGAATTAATGCCGATTTCAGAGTTTCCGTTTGATGGGTCTTGGGGGTACCAACCTGTTGGCTTGTTTGCCCCGACCATACGCCACGGTACGCTAGAGGAATTTCGTGCTTTCGTCGAAGCCTGCCATGCTGCCGATCTGGGTCTTATTCTTGATTGGGTGCCGGGCCACTTTCCCGAAGATCAGCATGGTTTGGGTAAATTTGACGGTACGCCGCTTTACGAACATGCCGATCGCAAAGAAGGCTTTCACCCTGATTGGAACACGCTTGTCTATAACTATGGGCGCAGCGAGGTTTCTAACTATCTGGTTGCAAATGCCCTTTACTGGCTGCGTGAACATCATATCGACGGTCTGCGTGTCGATGCCGTGGCGTCTATGCTCTACCGCGACTATTCGCGCAAAGAAGGCGAGTGGGTGCCCAACAAAGACGGCGGTCGTGAAAATCTGGAAGCCATCGAATTTTTGAAGCGCACCAATACCGTGACGTATGGTGAGATGCCGGGCATCGTTACGATCGCCGAAGAATCCACGGCATTCCCAGGTGTAAGCGCACCCGCGGACCACGGCGGGCTTGGCTTTGGGTTCAAATGGAATATGGGATGGATGAATGACACTCTGTCCTACATTGAACAGGATCCGATACACAGAAAGTACCATCATCACAAAATGACCTTTGGTTTGCACTACGCATTTTCAGAGAACTTCGTGCTGCCGATCAGCCATGATGAAGTTGTGCACGGCAAAGGTTCTATGATTGAAAAAATGCCCGGTGAAGGCGACGACAAGTTCGCCAACCTCCGGGCCTATTACGGGTTCATGTGGGGCCATCCGGGCAAGAAACTGCTGTTTATGGGTTGCGAATTTGCGCAAGGCTTAGAGTGGAACCATAACGCAAGTCTTGATTGGCATTTGCTAGCTCATCCGCAACACGGCGGAATGCAGAACCTCGTGCGCGATCTCAATGCCTTGTTTCGCTCGACCCCTGCTTTGCACCAACAAGATTGCAAACCCGAAGGCTTTGAATGGATCGAAGAAGGCGCAGCCGACGAGTCGATCTTTGCCTGGGTGCGCAAAGGCCATAACGATGCCGCCCCGGTTTTGGTGGTCAGCAACTTTACTCCCATCGAACGCACCGCGCGACGTATCGGGGTGCCAAAAGCCGGCCGTTGGGTTGAAAAACTGAACTCCGATGCCAGCCACTATGGCGGTAAAGATCGTGGAAATATGGGCTTTGCTGATAGCGAAGAAGTCGCGGCGTCAGGGCGTCCGCATTCCGTCTCGCTCACACTGCCCCCACTGTCGACATTATTTTTTGAACTTGAAGAGGGGGCATAA